A window of the Oscillospiraceae bacterium NTUH-002-81 genome harbors these coding sequences:
- a CDS encoding TetR/AcrR family transcriptional regulator, producing MTARESRESGRKEQILESALHLFLEEGYDSTSMRKIADAAGCAVGLAYHYFETKDEMFAQTLDYFFQPYEQEMRVLAAQKDKDLYGLLEDCFSYVVKQISAFRKNHPGELHWMVRQALRERALELLEQTVMDILNGDAADGVWLALPVEDAAALLGQGLGSLLLQESAVRGAFRGSAGDSHASKESQLVQTAMRAARQILGDAVEVPRTSQILNPSMEDPSRRPAKRNENEAGGNKKEKGKKKKSKKNKQGK from the coding sequence ATGACAGCACGGGAAAGCCGCGAAAGCGGACGGAAAGAACAGATACTGGAAAGTGCATTGCACCTGTTTTTGGAAGAGGGATACGACAGCACCTCCATGCGGAAAATTGCGGATGCGGCGGGCTGTGCGGTAGGTCTGGCATATCATTATTTCGAGACGAAGGACGAAATGTTTGCGCAGACGCTGGACTATTTCTTTCAGCCTTACGAACAGGAAATGCGGGTGCTGGCGGCGCAAAAGGACAAAGACCTGTATGGGCTTCTGGAGGACTGTTTTTCTTATGTTGTGAAACAAATTTCTGCATTTCGGAAAAATCATCCGGGAGAACTGCACTGGATGGTTCGTCAGGCGCTGCGGGAACGGGCGCTGGAGCTGCTGGAACAGACCGTGATGGACATCCTGAACGGGGATGCGGCAGATGGTGTCTGGCTGGCGCTGCCAGTGGAGGACGCGGCTGCTCTGCTGGGACAGGGCCTGGGAAGTCTGCTGCTGCAAGAGAGTGCTGTGCGTGGAGCTTTCCGGGGCAGTGCGGGTGATTCCCATGCGTCGAAGGAATCGCAGCTGGTACAGACGGCTATGCGGGCAGCAAGACAGATTCTGGGGGATGCGGTGGAAGTCCCGAGAACATCACAGATTTTGAATCCTTCGATGGAAGATCCGTCCAGGCGACCGGCGAAAAGGAATGAGAATGAAGCCGGCGGAAATAAAAAGGAGAAGGGAAAGAAAAAGAAGAGTAAGAAGAATAAACAGGGAAAATAA
- a CDS encoding chromate transporter: MIYLRLAWEFFKTGLFSVGGGLATLPFLYAMSAKTGWFTATDISNMIAISESTPGPMGINMATYVGFTSFGVIGTFLAPLSLVLPSIIVIIIVAKILDAFKESKLVSDIFSGLRPASTAMIASAGISVALLALFHTENFTGLASIPSVLNYKAILLAIVVYITIKKFDKHPIVYIVASAVVGIIFQF, translated from the coding sequence ATGATTTATCTGAGACTTGCATGGGAATTTTTCAAAACAGGCCTGTTTTCCGTGGGCGGCGGTCTGGCTACCCTGCCTTTCCTCTACGCCATGTCAGCCAAGACCGGTTGGTTTACAGCCACCGATATTTCCAACATGATCGCGATTTCCGAGTCCACTCCGGGGCCCATGGGCATTAATATGGCGACCTACGTGGGATTTACCTCCTTCGGCGTTATCGGCACCTTCCTGGCGCCGCTGTCGCTGGTGCTCCCGTCCATCATTGTCATCATTATCGTGGCCAAAATTTTGGACGCCTTCAAGGAATCCAAGCTGGTGTCTGACATTTTCTCCGGTCTGCGCCCTGCTTCCACAGCCATGATCGCCTCCGCTGGCATTTCCGTGGCACTGCTGGCGCTGTTCCACACAGAGAATTTCACTGGGCTGGCATCCATTCCGTCGGTGCTCAACTATAAAGCCATCCTTCTGGCGATTGTGGTTTACATTACCATCAAAAAGTTTGATAAGCACCCGATCGTTTACATCGTGGCATCCGCTGTGGTCGGAATTATTTTTCAGTTTTAA
- a CDS encoding chromate transporter, with protein sequence MKELWDLFVTFARIGGFTFGGGYAMLPMLQKEVVEARHWATEEELVDYFAIGQCTPGIIAVNTATFIGYKLRGVIGGIVATLGVIAPSMVIITIIAAFIKGFADIPAVGHAFAGVRACVCVLIFNAVVKLGKKSLINKTAIGVFVVILALALFTNLSPALLVILAGLFGALNGMRTMKGGKEA encoded by the coding sequence ATGAAAGAATTATGGGATCTGTTTGTGACCTTCGCCCGCATCGGCGGCTTCACATTCGGCGGCGGCTACGCCATGCTCCCGATGCTGCAGAAAGAAGTCGTAGAAGCCCGACACTGGGCCACAGAGGAAGAGCTGGTGGATTATTTCGCCATCGGCCAGTGTACCCCCGGCATCATTGCCGTGAATACGGCCACTTTTATCGGATATAAGCTGCGGGGTGTGATTGGCGGTATCGTGGCAACCCTGGGCGTCATCGCCCCGTCCATGGTCATCATTACCATCATCGCCGCCTTTATCAAGGGCTTCGCGGATATCCCCGCTGTAGGCCACGCCTTTGCCGGTGTCCGCGCCTGTGTCTGTGTCCTGATCTTTAACGCGGTGGTCAAGCTGGGTAAAAAATCCCTGATCAACAAGACCGCCATCGGCGTCTTTGTCGTCATTCTGGCGCTGGCACTGTTCACCAATCTGTCTCCGGCGCTGCTGGTTATCCTGGCCGGTCTGTTCGGCGCTCTGAACGGTATGAGAACGATGAAGGGAGGCAAAGAGGCATGA
- a CDS encoding LysR family transcriptional regulator: MDIRQLQYFVRIADEGSITGAARSLHMSQPPLSMQMKLLEEELGVTLFDRGSRTIRLTDAGKLLYNRAQGILELSGATVRELKDFGNGLAGTLRLGLISSAGTGEIGRRMRRFSKKYPEVRYEISEGNTYELLEMLRQGRIEVALARTPFPTEGLSCVYLEAEPMMAVGEASYFDGIPEREISIGQLTGKPLIIYRRWEPIILGAFHECGAEPEIFCKNDDARTTAIWADAGLGVGILPYTAALRGWSEGIVKKKLTDEKLNTRMAVVFRKDRYVSGIGRKFAEEF; the protein is encoded by the coding sequence ATGGATATCAGGCAGCTGCAATATTTTGTGCGGATCGCGGACGAGGGAAGCATCACCGGGGCGGCCCGGAGCTTACACATGTCTCAGCCGCCGCTGAGCATGCAGATGAAGCTGCTGGAGGAAGAGCTGGGCGTGACGCTGTTTGACCGGGGCAGCCGCACCATTCGCCTGACAGATGCGGGAAAGCTTCTGTACAATCGCGCTCAGGGCATTCTGGAGCTGTCTGGCGCGACCGTTCGGGAGTTGAAGGATTTCGGCAACGGTCTGGCAGGAACGCTGCGTCTGGGCCTCATTTCCTCGGCGGGCACCGGGGAGATTGGGCGGCGGATGCGGCGCTTTTCTAAAAAGTATCCCGAGGTGCGCTATGAAATATCCGAGGGAAACACCTATGAATTGCTGGAAATGCTGCGGCAGGGACGCATCGAGGTGGCGCTGGCCCGGACGCCGTTTCCTACGGAAGGATTATCCTGTGTTTATCTGGAGGCGGAGCCTATGATGGCTGTGGGAGAGGCTTCTTATTTTGACGGAATCCCGGAAAGAGAGATCTCTATTGGTCAGTTGACCGGCAAGCCGCTGATCATTTACCGGCGCTGGGAACCCATCATTCTGGGTGCCTTTCATGAGTGTGGCGCAGAACCGGAGATTTTCTGCAAAAACGATGATGCCAGGACGACGGCAATCTGGGCAGATGCAGGACTTGGCGTGGGGATTTTGCCGTATACGGCGGCTCTCCGTGGCTGGTCAGAGGGAATTGTAAAGAAGAAGCTGACAGATGAGAAATTAAATACAAGAATGGCAGTGGTATTTCGAAAAGACCGGTATGTGTCCGGGATCGGGAGAAAATTTGCGGAGGAGTTTTAA
- a CDS encoding methionine ABC transporter permease, with protein sequence MWTSEIIDMIITGIGQTLYMTLVSTALGYLFGLPMGVLLAVTDKDGLTPHPVLYKVLDAIANIVRSIPFLILLILLIPLTRAIVGKSYGSTATIVPLVVAAVPFIGRMVETSLKEVDAGVIEAARSMGAGNLRIICRVLLVEARTSLIAGATLATGTILGYSAMSGTVGGGGLGDIAIRYGYYRYQVDIMIVTVILLIVLVQLFQTIGNFLASRLDKRK encoded by the coding sequence ATGTGGACGAGTGAAATTATTGATATGATTATTACAGGGATCGGGCAGACGCTTTACATGACCCTGGTGTCTACAGCACTGGGTTACCTGTTCGGGCTTCCCATGGGTGTGCTGCTGGCAGTCACCGACAAAGACGGCCTGACGCCGCATCCGGTGCTTTACAAAGTGCTGGACGCCATCGCCAACATAGTCCGCAGTATCCCGTTCCTGATCCTTTTGATCCTGCTCATTCCGCTGACGAGAGCCATCGTCGGCAAGAGCTACGGTTCCACAGCCACCATCGTTCCGCTGGTTGTCGCTGCGGTTCCTTTCATTGGCCGTATGGTTGAGACTTCCTTAAAGGAAGTGGACGCCGGTGTCATTGAAGCTGCCCGTTCCATGGGCGCAGGCAATCTGCGCATCATCTGCAGGGTACTGCTGGTAGAAGCCAGAACCTCTCTCATTGCAGGCGCAACCCTTGCCACAGGCACGATCCTCGGCTATTCTGCCATGTCCGGCACCGTCGGCGGCGGCGGCCTGGGAGACATCGCCATCCGGTACGGCTATTACCGCTACCAGGTGGACATCATGATTGTGACGGTTATCTTACTGATCGTCCTTGTACAACTGTTCCAGACGATTGGCAATTTCCTTGCCAGCCGTTTAGATAAACGAAAATAG
- a CDS encoding ATP-binding cassette domain-containing protein, translated as MSEIVIENVSKTYHSKYGEVNALKNISLSIESGDIFGIIGMSGAGKSTLVRCMNFLEVPTSGRVLIRDKSLADFSEKELRAQRQQIGMIFQHFNLLMQKSVLENVCFPLYIQGKRKKEARERAVKLLELVDLKDKIDAYPSQLSGGQKQRVAIARALASDPKILLCDEATSALDPQTTSSILELLKDINRRFGITIVIITHQMSVVREICNRVAIMKEGVVEEEGLVSEIFTHPRSQVARELIRKDRGQDVDSDAMLSRPLIQSGEKIRIVFSENSAFEPVISNLILTFKEPVNILKADTKNVGGVAKGEMILEIPADSKHAEEMKAYLREHGLDLEEADDYVDE; from the coding sequence ATGTCTGAAATTGTTATTGAAAATGTGAGCAAAACTTACCACTCCAAATACGGAGAGGTAAATGCATTAAAAAACATCAGTCTTTCCATTGAATCGGGCGATATTTTCGGTATCATTGGAATGTCCGGCGCAGGAAAAAGTACCCTGGTACGGTGTATGAATTTTCTGGAGGTTCCCACCTCGGGCCGGGTGCTGATCCGCGACAAGTCCCTGGCTGATTTTTCCGAGAAGGAGCTCCGGGCACAGCGCCAGCAGATCGGCATGATTTTCCAGCACTTCAATCTGCTGATGCAGAAATCTGTTCTGGAAAATGTCTGTTTCCCGCTTTATATACAGGGAAAGAGAAAGAAGGAAGCCAGAGAACGCGCCGTTAAGCTGCTGGAACTGGTGGACTTAAAAGACAAGATAGATGCTTATCCGTCACAGCTTTCCGGCGGTCAGAAACAGAGGGTTGCCATCGCAAGAGCCCTTGCCTCCGACCCGAAGATCCTGCTCTGTGACGAGGCCACCAGCGCACTGGATCCCCAGACGACCTCCTCGATCCTGGAGCTTCTGAAGGATATCAACCGCCGGTTTGGCATTACCATCGTGATCATCACTCACCAGATGTCTGTTGTCCGCGAAATCTGTAACCGCGTGGCCATCATGAAGGAAGGCGTGGTAGAGGAAGAAGGTCTGGTTTCTGAGATCTTCACACATCCCAGATCTCAGGTAGCCCGGGAGCTGATCCGCAAAGACCGCGGACAGGATGTGGATTCCGACGCGATGTTATCACGGCCGCTGATCCAGAGCGGAGAGAAGATACGGATTGTATTTTCCGAGAATTCCGCTTTCGAGCCTGTTATTTCCAATTTAATCCTGACTTTTAAAGAGCCTGTGAACATTCTGAAGGCAGATACAAAGAATGTCGGTGGCGTTGCCAAGGGCGAGATGATCCTGGAGATCCCTGCCGACAGCAAACACGCTGAAGAAATGAAAGCTTATTTAAGAGAACACGGACTGGACCTGGAGGAGGCTGACGATTATGTGGACGAGTGA
- a CDS encoding LysR family transcriptional regulator gives MTLTQCKYAVTVAEAGSMNEAARLLFISQPSLSAAIRELEDETGTELFLRTNRGIALTPEGEEFIGYARMLLEQYQLMESKYIAKEKTKKKFSVSMQHYTFAVSAFVELVKQFGMDEYEFAVHETKTYDVIDDVKNFRSEIGILYVNDFNQKVLYKLFRDCGLEFHELLRCGIYVYLWKGHPLANQELISLEDLREYPCLSFDQGAHGSFYFAEEVLSTYEYKRIIKANDRATLLNLMIGLNAYTLCSGIICEELNGSDYCAVKLDSNEVMTIGYLARKGTKISRIGQQYLAEISKFRDKGLL, from the coding sequence ATGACTCTGACCCAATGTAAATATGCGGTGACGGTGGCGGAAGCCGGTTCCATGAATGAGGCCGCCCGGCTTTTGTTCATCTCCCAGCCCAGCCTGTCTGCGGCCATCCGGGAGCTGGAGGACGAGACCGGCACGGAGCTTTTTCTGCGGACGAACCGGGGCATTGCCCTGACGCCGGAGGGCGAGGAATTCATCGGCTATGCCCGCATGCTGCTGGAACAGTACCAGCTCATGGAGTCCAAATACATCGCCAAGGAAAAAACCAAGAAGAAATTCAGCGTTTCCATGCAGCACTATACGTTCGCAGTCAGCGCTTTCGTGGAGCTGGTAAAGCAGTTCGGCATGGATGAATATGAATTCGCCGTGCATGAGACAAAGACCTACGATGTCATCGACGACGTGAAAAATTTCCGCAGCGAGATCGGCATTCTGTATGTGAACGATTTCAACCAGAAGGTGCTGTACAAGCTGTTCCGGGACTGCGGCCTGGAATTCCACGAACTGCTGCGCTGCGGCATTTATGTATATCTGTGGAAGGGCCATCCGCTGGCCAACCAGGAGCTGATCTCGCTGGAGGATCTGCGGGAATACCCGTGCCTGTCCTTCGATCAGGGCGCTCACGGCTCCTTTTATTTTGCGGAAGAGGTTTTGAGCACCTATGAATACAAACGGATCATCAAGGCCAACGACCGGGCCACGCTGCTGAACCTGATGATCGGCCTGAACGCCTACACGCTGTGCTCCGGCATCATCTGCGAGGAGCTCAACGGTTCGGACTACTGTGCCGTAAAGCTGGATTCCAATGAGGTCATGACCATCGGCTACCTGGCCCGCAAGGGCACCAAGATCAGCCGCATTGGCCAGCAGTATCTGGCGGAAATCTCCAAATTCCGCGACAAAGGTTTGTTATAG
- a CDS encoding acyltransferase family protein → MPQKRILYFDVLNILACICVIWLHCNSVLYSYDPGAGLWRLSLFVQVICHFAVPAFFMISGANLMNYREKYSTAEFIKRRFLRTLIPLLIWSGILLVKQCSQGLVELEDFQHVVFLFLTSSIETVYWFFFPLFAIYLCIPVLSLIARGGRKNDKYFLYMALMGIFFTSVFPFFADQIHLGYSDHIIFPMAMGFLPYALLGYYLANNQPSRPVCACIYAVGIACAFYMYRGTISMSAMKGGLDKDLIDYQSFASYGFAIAVFLFFRNRQFRLFDNARARKLLSVVSGASFGVYLIHMLTMELFGMVTGVETYSYGWQLFGEIPVYFIALAVVLLVKKIPYLGKILFP, encoded by the coding sequence ATGCCTCAGAAACGAATTTTATATTTTGATGTTTTGAATATTCTGGCCTGCATCTGTGTGATCTGGCTCCACTGCAACTCGGTTCTGTATTCTTACGATCCGGGAGCCGGTCTGTGGCGTCTGAGCCTGTTCGTTCAGGTGATCTGTCACTTCGCAGTGCCTGCTTTTTTCATGATCTCCGGGGCAAATCTAATGAATTACCGTGAGAAGTATTCCACGGCAGAATTTATCAAACGGCGGTTTCTGCGGACGCTGATCCCGCTGCTGATCTGGAGCGGCATCCTGCTTGTCAAACAGTGCAGCCAGGGTCTGGTGGAACTGGAGGATTTTCAGCATGTGGTATTCCTTTTTCTGACGTCCAGCATCGAGACCGTGTACTGGTTTTTCTTCCCGCTGTTTGCCATTTATCTGTGTATCCCTGTGTTGTCCCTGATCGCCCGGGGCGGCCGGAAGAATGACAAATATTTCCTTTATATGGCACTGATGGGGATTTTCTTTACCTCTGTTTTCCCGTTTTTTGCCGATCAGATCCACCTAGGCTACAGCGACCATATTATTTTCCCCATGGCCATGGGGTTTCTGCCCTACGCACTGCTGGGCTATTATCTGGCCAACAATCAGCCGTCCAGACCGGTGTGCGCCTGCATTTACGCGGTGGGCATCGCCTGTGCCTTCTATATGTATAGAGGGACAATTTCCATGTCCGCCATGAAGGGAGGTCTGGACAAAGACCTCATTGATTATCAGTCCTTTGCCAGCTACGGCTTTGCCATCGCCGTATTCCTGTTTTTCCGGAACCGACAGTTTCGACTGTTTGACAATGCCCGGGCCCGGAAGCTCCTCTCGGTGGTATCGGGCGCCAGCTTTGGCGTCTATCTGATCCACATGCTGACCATGGAGCTGTTCGGTATGGTCACCGGCGTGGAAACATATTCTTACGGCTGGCAGCTGTTTGGCGAGATCCCGGTGTACTTCATCGCGCTGGCAGTGGTTTTACTTGTGAAAAAGATCCCGTACCTAGGAAAAATCCTTTTCCCATAA
- a CDS encoding Cof-type HAD-IIB family hydrolase, with product MTHDIRLIALDLDGTLLNEKGLLTSRSARALTCAHEQGIFIAAATGRAFCALPTDVRALPAISYIITSNGTGIYQMPEEKRIYTNAMSRENLEQLLPLLDTFSCPIEAYIDGTAYASADYVENPEAFHLPPRSCAYVQATRRPCPDMGQLIRSSSAPVEGISAVLTAPEARAALREAAGKIPDLYVTSSAPHFIEFAAGSASKESALRVLTQLLGITSAQVMAFGDAENDAEMLSFAGIGVAMGNAAEILKQIADMVTASNAEDGVAQTIEKLLKTL from the coding sequence ATGACGCACGACATCCGCCTCATCGCCCTGGATCTGGACGGTACACTGTTAAATGAAAAAGGACTTTTAACCTCCCGGTCAGCCCGGGCGCTTACCTGCGCCCACGAACAGGGCATTTTCATCGCAGCCGCCACCGGGCGGGCCTTTTGTGCGCTGCCTACGGATGTCAGGGCTCTTCCCGCCATCAGCTATATCATCACCTCCAACGGCACGGGTATCTACCAGATGCCGGAGGAAAAGCGTATCTACACCAACGCCATGAGCCGGGAAAATCTGGAGCAGCTGCTGCCGCTGCTGGATACTTTTTCCTGCCCCATAGAGGCTTATATCGACGGCACTGCCTATGCCTCTGCGGATTACGTGGAAAATCCGGAGGCCTTTCACCTGCCGCCCCGCTCCTGCGCCTACGTGCAGGCCACCCGTCGCCCCTGCCCGGACATGGGGCAGCTGATCCGCAGCAGTTCTGCTCCGGTCGAAGGAATCAGTGCCGTGCTGACAGCCCCCGAAGCGAGAGCCGCTCTGCGGGAAGCAGCCGGAAAGATTCCTGATCTGTATGTAACCTCCTCCGCCCCCCATTTCATTGAATTTGCCGCAGGATCAGCTTCCAAGGAAAGTGCCCTTCGGGTACTGACGCAGCTGCTTGGCATTACTTCCGCCCAGGTTATGGCCTTCGGCGATGCGGAAAACGATGCGGAGATGCTGTCCTTTGCCGGTATCGGAGTTGCCATGGGAAATGCGGCGGAAATCCTGAAACAGATCGCGGATATGGTCACTGCCTCCAACGCAGAAGATGGGGTCGCTCAGACCATCGAAAAGCTGCTGAAAACCTTGTAA
- a CDS encoding nucleotidyltransferase domain-containing protein encodes MALFATGTALPTSDIDFVVYGCKDILKLEKDLEEIDTLRKIDVFDFDHIHNEYLLEDIRKYGKQIY; translated from the coding sequence TTGGCTCTTTTTGCGACCGGAACTGCACTGCCGACCAGTGACATTGATTTTGTGGTGTATGGCTGCAAGGATATCCTGAAGTTGGAAAAGGATTTGGAAGAAATTGACACGCTGCGTAAGATAGATGTATTTGATTTTGATCATATTCATAATGAATATCTGCTGGAGGACATCAGAAAATATGGAAAACAAATATATTAA
- a CDS encoding HI0074 family nucleotidyltransferase substrate-binding subunit, with amino-acid sequence MENKYINRYHTFCKTLKNLEKSLTADPKADFVLEGTVLNFNLTFDIAWKVMKDILVKKMGILDFATGSPRETLQQAFTNRLVDDDRWMQMLRDRNQLAHDYDGSFAEERFQDIIQVYYPLMEKFRERAAEYY; translated from the coding sequence ATGGAAAACAAATATATTAACCGATATCATACTTTTTGCAAAACGTTGAAGAATCTGGAGAAAAGCCTTACAGCAGATCCAAAGGCTGATTTTGTGCTGGAGGGGACGGTTCTGAATTTTAACCTGACATTTGACATTGCCTGGAAGGTGATGAAGGATATTCTGGTGAAAAAGATGGGAATCCTGGATTTTGCGACAGGTTCTCCCAGAGAAACTTTGCAGCAGGCGTTTACCAACCGGCTGGTTGATGATGATCGGTGGATGCAGATGCTGCGGGACAGAAATCAGTTGGCGCATGACTACGATGGGAGTTTTGCGGAGGAGAGATTTCAGGATATCATCCAGGTCTATTATCCGCTGATGGAGAAATTTCGGGAGAGAGCGGCAGAGTATTATTGA
- a CDS encoding MATE family efflux transporter → MHTDTKNEQQYIKMTTTPVGRLISSLAIPTIISMLVTAVYNMADTYFVSQIGTSAAGAVGIVFSLMALIQAVGFALGMGAGSNISRLLGQKNEERAQVLSATAFYTSVFLGLLLTIFGLRYISGLMTALGATPTILPYAIDYARYILMGAPIMCASYVLNNILRAEGKATFSMIGISFGGILNIVLDPIFIYGFDLGIAGAAIATILSQLISFLILLSCFLRRKTIIRLHIRKVATDAETYLLIIKTGLPSLFRQGLASISTVLLNVNAAAYGDAAVAAMSIVGKCFMLIFSSLIGFGQGFQPVVGYNYGAKKYGRVRESFRFSLTVGICMLAVLSAVGFLLAPQIMMLFRSDDAAVIEIGAFALRCQCVSLVLLPISVMANMLFQSIGKYWTATFLSSARQGIFFLPLILILPKYWQLTGVQMTQMLADLLTVACCIPFLLRFFRDLKKLEEEQTEAAEDQSI, encoded by the coding sequence ATGCATACAGATACCAAAAACGAACAGCAGTACATCAAAATGACCACCACTCCGGTGGGGCGGCTGATCTCCAGCCTGGCCATTCCCACCATCATCAGCATGCTGGTGACAGCGGTGTACAACATGGCCGACACTTATTTCGTGTCTCAGATCGGCACCAGTGCCGCCGGTGCCGTGGGCATCGTATTCTCCCTGATGGCCCTGATCCAGGCAGTAGGCTTTGCCCTGGGCATGGGCGCGGGCAGCAACATTTCCCGGCTGCTGGGCCAGAAGAATGAAGAGCGGGCGCAGGTACTCTCCGCCACCGCCTTCTATACCTCTGTGTTTCTCGGCCTGCTGCTGACCATCTTTGGCCTGCGTTACATTTCCGGCCTGATGACCGCCCTTGGCGCCACGCCCACCATCCTGCCATATGCCATTGATTATGCCAGATATATCCTCATGGGTGCGCCCATCATGTGTGCTTCCTATGTGCTGAACAATATCCTACGGGCAGAGGGCAAAGCCACCTTTTCCATGATCGGCATCAGTTTTGGCGGCATTTTGAACATCGTTCTGGATCCGATCTTCATTTATGGCTTCGATCTGGGCATTGCCGGCGCTGCCATCGCTACCATCCTGTCCCAGCTCATCAGTTTTCTCATCCTGCTGTCCTGTTTTCTGCGCAGAAAGACCATTATCCGCCTGCATATCCGCAAAGTGGCCACCGACGCAGAAACCTACCTGCTCATCATCAAAACCGGCCTGCCATCCCTGTTCCGCCAGGGACTCGCCAGCATTTCCACCGTACTGCTGAACGTGAACGCTGCTGCCTACGGGGATGCTGCCGTGGCCGCCATGTCCATCGTGGGCAAATGCTTTATGCTCATCTTCTCGTCCCTGATCGGGTTCGGCCAGGGCTTCCAGCCGGTGGTCGGCTACAATTACGGCGCAAAAAAATACGGCCGCGTGCGGGAATCCTTCCGGTTCTCTCTGACCGTAGGAATCTGTATGCTTGCCGTATTGTCTGCTGTCGGTTTCCTGCTGGCGCCGCAGATCATGATGCTGTTCCGCAGCGATGACGCTGCGGTGATCGAGATCGGCGCTTTCGCGCTGCGCTGCCAGTGCGTATCCCTGGTGCTGCTTCCCATCAGTGTCATGGCCAACATGCTGTTCCAGTCCATCGGGAAATACTGGACAGCCACCTTCCTGTCCTCTGCCAGACAGGGCATCTTCTTCCTGCCGCTGATCCTGATCCTGCCCAAATACTGGCAGCTGACCGGCGTACAGATGACACAGATGCTGGCTGACCTGCTCACCGTTGCCTGCTGCATTCCGTTTCTGCTCCGGTTTTTCCGGGATCTGAAAAAACTGGAGGAAGAGCAGACCGAAGCTGCAGAAGATCAGTCGATATAA
- a CDS encoding adaptor protein MecA — translation MRIEKVSDNQIKCTLTREDLETRHIKLSELAYGTDKAKLLFRDMMQQAFSEFGFEAEDIPLMIEAIPVSRDSVVLLVTKVEDPEELDTRFSRFAPHLKDEMDEILGLSTIGLSERADEILDMFQKKVAEAEAAQEEDETASQISEGPAKAPARTGQNRKKTEELIRLFCFGNLDHVIDASHVLDTFFTGPSSLYKDPAEQTYYLRIKRGSTPLEDFNKSCNILSEYGTCIRQPYQTDEYLDEHFSCMIDTDAIRKLAQV, via the coding sequence ATGAGAATTGAGAAAGTGAGCGACAACCAGATCAAGTGCACGCTCACCAGAGAAGATCTGGAGACACGGCACATTAAGCTCAGTGAGCTTGCCTACGGCACCGACAAGGCCAAATTACTGTTCCGCGATATGATGCAGCAGGCGTTTTCCGAATTTGGATTTGAGGCAGAAGATATTCCGCTGATGATAGAAGCAATTCCCGTATCCCGCGATTCTGTCGTGCTGCTCGTCACGAAGGTGGAGGATCCGGAAGAGCTGGACACCCGTTTTTCCAGGTTTGCCCCGCATCTGAAGGATGAGATGGATGAGATCCTCGGCCTGAGCACCATCGGCCTGTCCGAACGTGCGGATGAGATCCTGGATATGTTCCAGAAGAAAGTAGCCGAAGCAGAAGCTGCCCAGGAGGAGGATGAGACTGCTTCCCAGATCTCCGAAGGCCCGGCCAAGGCGCCCGCCAGAACCGGTCAGAACCGGAAGAAGACGGAAGAACTGATCCGGCTGTTCTGTTTCGGGAACCTGGATCACGTCATCGACGCTTCCCATGTACTGGATACCTTTTTTACCGGCCCCAGCAGCCTTTACAAGGATCCGGCTGAGCAGACATACTATCTGCGGATCAAGCGGGGAAGTACTCCGCTGGAGGACTTCAACAAATCCTGCAACATTCTTTCCGAGTATGGTACCTGCATCCGGCAGCCGTACCAGACCGATGAATATCTGGATGAACACTTTTCCTGCATGATCGATACCGACGCCATCCGCAAGCTGGCGCAGGTATAA
- a CDS encoding DUF1858 domain-containing protein translates to MAQVTRDTNIGDLLRIDMGVAPILMGIGMHCLGCPASQGESIAEAAMVHGIDPDALVDEINKFLAEKH, encoded by the coding sequence ATGGCACAGGTGACAAGAGATACGAACATCGGCGATCTGCTGAGAATTGATATGGGAGTTGCTCCGATCCTTATGGGAATCGGCATGCACTGCCTTGGCTGCCCGGCTTCTCAGGGCGAGTCTATTGCAGAGGCTGCTATGGTACATGGAATCGATCCGGATGCTCTGGTAGACGAGATCAATAAATTCCTGGCAGAGAAGCACTGA